The Streptomyces seoulensis genome contains a region encoding:
- the gltX gene encoding glutamate--tRNA ligase: MASAPGSPVRVRFCPSPTGNPHVGLVRTALFNWAFARHNEGTLVFRIEDTDAARDSEESYDQLLDAMRWLGFDWDEGPEIGGPHAPYRQSQRMDIYKDVAQKLLDAGHAYRCYCSQDELDTRREAARAAGKPSGYDGHCRDLSEAQTEEYKAQGREPIVRFRMPDETITFDDLVRGEITYLPENVPDYGIVRANGAPLYTLVNPVDDALMDITHVLRGEDLLSSTPRQIALYKALTELGIAQRIPAFGHLPYVMGEGNKKLSKRDPESSLNLYRERGFLPEGLLNYLSLLGWSFSADQDIFSIEEMVAAFEISDVNPNPARFDLKKCEAINADHIRLLDVKDFTERCAPWLQAPFAPWAPEDFDEAKWHAIAPHAQTRLKVLSEITDNVDFLFLPEPAFDEASWAKAMKEGSDALLRTAREKLESADWTSAESLKEAVLAAGEAHGLKLGKAQAPVRVAVTGRTVGLPLFESLEVLGKEETLARIDAALARLAA, encoded by the coding sequence GTGGCTAGCGCACCCGGCTCTCCCGTACGCGTCCGTTTCTGTCCCTCGCCCACCGGTAACCCCCACGTGGGCCTGGTGCGCACCGCCCTGTTCAACTGGGCGTTCGCCCGGCACAACGAGGGCACCCTGGTCTTCCGCATCGAGGACACCGACGCGGCCCGCGACTCCGAGGAGTCGTACGACCAGTTGCTGGACGCGATGCGCTGGCTCGGCTTCGACTGGGACGAGGGCCCCGAGATCGGCGGCCCGCACGCGCCGTACCGCCAGTCGCAGCGGATGGACATCTACAAGGACGTCGCCCAGAAGCTCCTGGACGCCGGCCACGCCTACCGCTGCTACTGCTCCCAGGACGAGCTGGACACCCGCCGGGAGGCCGCCCGCGCCGCCGGCAAGCCGTCCGGCTACGACGGCCACTGCCGCGACCTGAGCGAGGCGCAGACCGAGGAGTACAAGGCGCAGGGCCGCGAGCCGATCGTCCGCTTCCGGATGCCGGACGAGACGATCACCTTCGACGACCTGGTGCGCGGCGAGATCACGTACCTCCCCGAGAACGTCCCGGACTACGGCATCGTGCGCGCCAACGGCGCCCCGCTGTACACCCTGGTGAACCCGGTCGACGACGCGCTGATGGACATCACCCACGTCCTGCGCGGCGAGGACCTGCTCTCCTCCACCCCGCGCCAGATCGCCCTGTACAAGGCGCTGACGGAGCTGGGCATCGCCCAGCGGATCCCGGCCTTCGGCCACCTGCCGTACGTGATGGGCGAGGGCAACAAGAAGCTCTCCAAGCGCGACCCGGAGTCGTCCCTCAACCTCTACCGCGAGCGTGGCTTCCTGCCCGAGGGTCTGCTCAACTACCTCTCCCTGCTGGGCTGGTCGTTCTCGGCGGACCAGGACATCTTCTCGATCGAGGAGATGGTCGCGGCCTTCGAGATCTCGGACGTGAACCCCAACCCGGCGCGCTTCGACCTGAAGAAGTGCGAGGCGATCAACGCCGACCACATCCGCCTGCTCGACGTGAAGGACTTCACCGAGCGCTGCGCCCCCTGGCTGCAGGCCCCCTTCGCCCCCTGGGCGCCGGAGGACTTCGACGAGGCCAAGTGGCACGCGATCGCCCCGCACGCCCAGACCCGGCTCAAGGTGCTCTCCGAGATCACCGACAACGTCGACTTCCTGTTCCTGCCCGAGCCCGCCTTCGACGAGGCGAGCTGGGCCAAGGCCATGAAGGAAGGCTCGGACGCGCTCCTGCGCACCGCCCGCGAGAAGCTGGAGTCCGCCGACTGGACCTCGGCCGAATCCCTCAAGGAGGCCGTCCTGGCCGCCGGTGAGGCCCACGGCCTCAAGCTCGGCAAGGCCCAGGCCCCGGTCCGCGTGGCCGTCACCGGCCGTACGGTCGGCCTCCCCCTGTTCGAGTCCCTGGAGGTGCTCGGCAAGGAGGAGACCCTCGCCCGCATCGACGCGGCGCTCGCGAGGCTCGCGGCGTAA
- a CDS encoding D-alanine--D-alanine ligase family protein: MSTENLPQSPEQQPRKPRVAVVFGGRSSEHGISTVTAGAVLGAIDRTKYDVLPIGITRDGRWVLTADEPQRMAITDRRTPEVLDVAESTEGGVVLPVDPANREVVYSEPGAVPKALGEVDVVFPVLHGPFGEDGTLQGLLELSGVPYVGSGVLASAVGQDKDYMKRVFTSFGLKVGPYVVIRPREWQQDQSAARKKIVDFAGEHGWPLFVKPARAGSSIGITKVDDLAGLDEAIAEAQSHDPKIIVEAALSGREIECGVLEFEDGPRASVPAEIPPPSAHAYYDFDAKYIDSNPGVVPAPLTDEQTAEIQRLAVEAFEAASCEGLVRADFFLTDDGEFVINEINTLPGFTPISMYPKMWEASGIGYAELVDRLVQAALRRSTGLR; this comes from the coding sequence ATGAGCACCGAGAACCTCCCCCAGAGCCCTGAGCAGCAGCCCCGCAAGCCGCGTGTGGCGGTCGTGTTCGGCGGCCGCAGCTCCGAACACGGGATCTCCACGGTCACCGCGGGTGCCGTCCTGGGCGCCATCGACCGGACCAAGTACGACGTCCTGCCGATCGGTATCACCCGTGACGGCCGCTGGGTGCTGACGGCCGACGAGCCGCAGCGGATGGCCATCACGGACCGCCGCACCCCGGAGGTCCTGGACGTGGCGGAGTCCACCGAGGGCGGAGTGGTGCTCCCCGTCGACCCCGCCAACCGCGAGGTCGTCTACAGCGAGCCCGGCGCCGTGCCCAAGGCGCTCGGCGAGGTCGACGTGGTCTTCCCGGTGCTGCACGGCCCCTTCGGCGAGGACGGCACCCTCCAGGGGCTGCTGGAACTCTCCGGTGTGCCCTACGTCGGCTCGGGTGTGCTCGCCTCGGCCGTCGGCCAGGACAAGGACTACATGAAGCGGGTGTTCACCTCCTTCGGGCTCAAGGTCGGCCCGTACGTGGTGATCCGGCCCCGTGAGTGGCAGCAGGACCAGTCCGCCGCCCGCAAGAAGATCGTGGACTTCGCCGGTGAGCACGGCTGGCCGCTGTTCGTGAAGCCCGCCCGCGCCGGCTCCTCCATCGGCATCACCAAGGTCGACGACCTGGCCGGGCTGGACGAGGCCATCGCCGAGGCCCAGAGCCACGACCCGAAGATCATCGTGGAGGCCGCGCTGTCCGGCCGCGAGATCGAGTGCGGCGTCCTGGAGTTCGAGGACGGCCCGCGCGCCTCCGTCCCGGCCGAGATCCCGCCGCCCAGCGCGCACGCGTACTACGACTTCGACGCCAAGTACATCGACTCCAACCCCGGTGTCGTCCCGGCCCCGCTCACCGACGAGCAGACCGCCGAGATCCAGCGGCTCGCGGTCGAGGCGTTCGAGGCGGCGTCCTGCGAGGGCCTGGTTCGCGCGGACTTCTTCCTCACCGACGACGGCGAGTTCGTCATCAACGAGATCAACACCCTGCCCGGCTTCACGCCGATCTCGATGTACCCCAAGATGTGGGAGGCGTCCGGCATCGGCTACGCGGAACTGGTGGACCGCCTGGTCCAGGCGGCGCTGCGCCGTTCGACCGGCCTGCGCTAG
- the leuC gene encoding 3-isopropylmalate dehydratase large subunit: MGRTLAEKVWDDHVVRRAEGEPDLLYIDLHLLHEVTSPQAFDGLRKGGRTVRRLDLTIATEDHNTPTLDIDKPIADPVSRAQLETLRANCAEFGVRLHPLGDVEQGVVHVVGPQLGLTQPGTTVVCGDSHTSTHGAFGALAFGIGTSQVEHVLATQTLPLARPKTMAITVEGELPEGVTAKDLILAIIARIGTGGGQGYILEYRGPAIEKLSMEARMTICNMSIEAGARAGMIAPDETTFAYLEGRPHAPEGADWDAAVEYWKTLRTDDDAVFDAEVVIDAAGLSPFVTWGTNPGQGAPLSSHVPDPASYEDASERYAAEKALEYMGLEAGQPLRDIRVDTVFVGSCTNGRIEDLRSVAEILKSRKVADGVRMLVVPGSARVGLQAVSEGLDVVFKEAGAEWRYAGCSMCLGMNPDQLAPGERSASTSNRNFEGRQGKGGRTHLVSPQVAAATAVLGHLGSPADLSDTHVPAGVR, translated from the coding sequence ATGGGTAGGACACTCGCGGAGAAGGTCTGGGACGACCATGTCGTCCGGCGCGCCGAGGGCGAGCCCGACCTCCTCTACATCGATCTGCACCTGCTGCACGAGGTGACCAGCCCGCAGGCCTTCGACGGCCTCCGCAAGGGCGGCCGCACGGTCCGCCGGCTCGACCTCACCATCGCCACCGAGGACCACAACACCCCGACCCTCGACATCGACAAGCCCATCGCCGACCCCGTCTCCCGCGCCCAGCTCGAGACGCTGCGGGCGAACTGCGCCGAGTTCGGGGTGCGGCTGCACCCGCTGGGCGACGTGGAGCAGGGCGTGGTCCACGTCGTGGGCCCGCAGCTCGGACTGACCCAGCCCGGCACCACCGTGGTCTGCGGCGACTCCCACACCTCCACGCACGGCGCGTTCGGCGCCCTCGCCTTCGGTATCGGCACCTCCCAGGTCGAGCACGTACTGGCCACCCAGACGCTGCCGCTGGCCCGCCCGAAGACCATGGCCATCACCGTCGAGGGCGAACTGCCCGAGGGCGTCACCGCCAAGGACCTGATCCTGGCGATCATCGCCCGTATCGGCACCGGCGGCGGCCAGGGCTACATCCTGGAGTACCGCGGCCCCGCCATCGAGAAGCTGTCGATGGAGGCGCGGATGACCATCTGCAACATGTCCATCGAGGCCGGCGCCCGCGCGGGCATGATCGCCCCCGACGAGACCACCTTCGCCTACCTTGAGGGCCGCCCGCACGCCCCCGAGGGCGCCGACTGGGACGCGGCGGTGGAGTACTGGAAGACCCTGCGCACCGACGACGACGCCGTCTTCGACGCCGAGGTCGTCATCGACGCCGCCGGACTCTCCCCGTTCGTCACCTGGGGCACCAACCCCGGCCAGGGTGCGCCGCTTTCGTCGCACGTCCCCGACCCGGCTTCGTACGAAGACGCATCGGAGCGGTACGCCGCCGAAAAGGCCCTGGAGTACATGGGGTTGGAGGCCGGGCAGCCGCTGCGGGACATCCGGGTCGACACCGTCTTCGTAGGCTCCTGCACCAACGGCCGCATCGAGGACCTGCGCTCCGTCGCCGAGATCCTGAAGAGCCGCAAAGTCGCCGACGGCGTACGGATGCTGGTCGTCCCCGGCTCCGCGCGGGTCGGTCTCCAGGCCGTCTCCGAGGGCCTGGACGTGGTCTTCAAGGAGGCCGGCGCCGAATGGCGGTACGCGGGCTGCTCGATGTGCCTGGGCATGAACCCCGACCAGCTCGCGCCGGGGGAGCGCTCCGCCTCCACCTCCAACCGCAACTTCGAGGGCAGGCAGGGCAAGGGCGGCCGCACCCACCTGGTGTCGCCGCAGGTCGCGGCCGCCACCGCCGTCCTCGGCCACCTCGGCTCGCCCGCCGACCTGTCCGACACCCACGTGCCCGCTGGAGTGCGATAA
- a CDS encoding DUF3515 domain-containing protein, with product MNFFRHRPLGLLAPALLIAVAGCSTADDGTAVAAPSPDARTAPLCRRLDEALPGKVDGRHRDDPRPASAYTAGWSGPAIILRCGVVRPPKMISPDVAQGHDPDALAGGVDGVDWLMEKRDDGSLRFTTSGRRAYVQVTLPKELSGPDDSTAVLVGLAPAVKKAIPEGIASMR from the coding sequence GTGAACTTCTTCCGTCACCGGCCCCTCGGCCTGCTCGCGCCCGCGCTGCTGATCGCGGTCGCGGGCTGTTCCACGGCGGACGACGGCACCGCGGTCGCGGCTCCCAGCCCCGACGCGCGGACCGCCCCCCTGTGCCGGCGTCTGGACGAGGCGCTGCCCGGGAAGGTGGACGGCCGGCACCGCGACGACCCCCGGCCCGCTTCCGCCTACACGGCGGGCTGGTCGGGCCCGGCGATCATACTGCGCTGCGGGGTGGTCCGGCCGCCGAAGATGATCTCCCCGGACGTCGCCCAGGGCCATGACCCCGACGCGCTCGCCGGCGGGGTCGACGGCGTGGACTGGCTGATGGAGAAGCGGGACGACGGATCACTGCGCTTCACCACGTCGGGCCGCCGCGCCTACGTACAGGTGACGCTGCCGAAGGAACTGTCCGGCCCGGACGACTCGACGGCGGTGCTGGTCGGCCTGGCCCCGGCCGTGAAGAAGGCGATCCCCGAGGGGATCGCCTCCATGCGGTGA
- a CDS encoding fumarylacetoacetate hydrolase family protein, producing MRIARFSIDGNVAFGAVEGDKQDELVLDIIKGIPFADHELSGTKVPLSKVRLLPPVLPNKVVAFARNYAEHARELDSEVPDVPFAFFKPSTSVIGPGDDIQYPSFTEDLHYEAELAVVIGRMCREVPRERVKDVIFGYTCANDVTARDVQRREKQWARAKGFDSSCPLGPWVETDIDLARANDLTVQLTLNGEQRQLGRTSEMIHPIEDLIVNISEAMTLLPGDVILTGTPAGVGSMSVGDEVAVTIEGIGTLTNKVVKRG from the coding sequence GTGCGCATCGCCAGGTTCTCCATCGACGGGAACGTAGCCTTCGGCGCGGTCGAGGGCGACAAGCAGGACGAGCTCGTCCTCGACATCATCAAGGGCATCCCCTTCGCCGACCACGAGCTGTCCGGCACCAAGGTGCCCCTCAGCAAGGTCCGGCTGCTCCCGCCCGTGCTCCCCAACAAGGTCGTGGCCTTCGCCCGCAACTACGCCGAGCACGCCCGGGAACTGGACAGCGAGGTACCCGACGTCCCGTTCGCCTTCTTCAAGCCCTCCACCTCGGTGATCGGCCCCGGCGACGACATCCAGTACCCGTCCTTCACCGAGGACCTGCACTACGAGGCCGAGCTGGCCGTGGTCATCGGCCGCATGTGCCGCGAGGTCCCGCGCGAGCGCGTCAAGGACGTCATCTTCGGCTACACCTGCGCCAACGACGTCACCGCCCGCGACGTGCAGCGCAGGGAGAAGCAGTGGGCCCGCGCCAAGGGCTTCGACTCCTCCTGCCCGCTCGGTCCCTGGGTGGAGACGGACATCGACCTCGCCCGCGCGAACGACCTCACCGTCCAGCTCACCCTCAACGGCGAGCAGCGCCAGCTCGGGCGCACCAGCGAGATGATCCATCCCATCGAGGACCTGATCGTCAACATCTCCGAGGCCATGACGCTGCTCCCCGGCGACGTCATCCTCACCGGCACCCCCGCGGGTGTCGGCTCCATGAGCGTCGGCGACGAGGTCGCCGTCACCATCGAAGGCATCGGCACTCTCACCAACAAGGTTGTCAAGCGTGGCTAG
- the leuD gene encoding 3-isopropylmalate dehydratase small subunit gives MEAFTTHTGRAVPLRRSNVDTDQIIPAHWLKKVTRDGFEDGLFEAWRKDETFVLNRPERQGATVLVAGPDFGTGSSREHAVWALQNYGFKAVISSRFADIFRGNSLKNGLLTVVLEQKVVDALWELTEQDPTAGITVDLERREVRAEGITAPFELDENSRWRLLNGLDDISITLRDEDDIAAYESARPAHKPRTLTS, from the coding sequence ATGGAAGCCTTCACCACCCACACCGGCCGGGCCGTGCCGCTGCGCCGCAGCAACGTCGACACCGACCAGATCATCCCCGCCCACTGGCTCAAGAAGGTCACCCGCGACGGCTTCGAGGACGGACTCTTCGAGGCGTGGCGCAAGGATGAGACCTTCGTCCTCAACCGGCCCGAGCGCCAGGGCGCCACGGTCCTGGTCGCCGGACCCGACTTCGGCACCGGCTCCTCCCGCGAGCACGCCGTCTGGGCCCTGCAGAACTACGGCTTCAAGGCCGTCATCTCCTCCCGCTTCGCCGACATCTTCCGGGGCAACTCGCTGAAGAACGGCCTGCTCACGGTGGTGCTGGAGCAGAAGGTCGTGGACGCGCTGTGGGAGCTGACCGAACAGGACCCCACCGCCGGGATCACCGTCGACCTGGAGCGCCGTGAAGTGCGCGCCGAGGGCATCACCGCCCCCTTCGAGCTGGACGAGAACTCCCGCTGGCGGCTGCTGAACGGCCTGGACGACATCTCCATCACGCTCCGCGACGAGGACGACATCGCCGCCTACGAGAGCGCGCGCCCGGCACACAAGCCCCGGACGCTGACGAGCTGA
- a CDS encoding HAD family hydrolase, with translation MSIRAVVWDVDDTLFDYTTADREGMRAHLLAEGLLARFSTPEQALALWRSATETHWARHAAGEATFQGQRLDRVRAFLGAELSDAEAEEWFLRYVGHYQAAWSVFPDVVPALDALPGHRHAVLSNSSLTVQEHKLRTLGLRDRFESVLCAVELGVSKPDAGAFLAACEGLGLPPHEVAYVGDHPEIDGRGAAEAGMMSVWIDRGGPHARAAGTALAHRITSLAELPALVRSDTRFGAPSTFG, from the coding sequence ATGAGCATCCGAGCCGTGGTCTGGGACGTGGACGACACCCTTTTCGACTACACCACCGCCGACCGTGAGGGCATGCGGGCGCACCTCCTGGCGGAGGGGCTGCTGGCGCGTTTCTCCACGCCGGAGCAGGCGCTCGCACTGTGGCGGTCGGCGACCGAGACGCACTGGGCGCGCCACGCGGCCGGCGAGGCCACCTTCCAGGGGCAGCGGCTGGACCGCGTGCGGGCTTTCCTGGGGGCGGAACTGAGCGACGCCGAGGCTGAGGAATGGTTTCTGCGGTACGTCGGGCACTACCAGGCCGCCTGGAGCGTCTTCCCGGACGTGGTGCCCGCCCTGGACGCCCTTCCCGGCCACCGGCACGCGGTGCTGTCGAACTCCAGCCTGACCGTGCAGGAGCACAAGCTGCGGACCCTGGGACTGCGGGACCGGTTCGAGAGCGTGCTGTGCGCCGTGGAGCTGGGCGTGTCCAAGCCGGACGCCGGCGCCTTCCTGGCCGCCTGCGAGGGGCTGGGGCTGCCCCCGCACGAGGTGGCGTACGTCGGTGACCACCCGGAGATCGACGGGCGGGGTGCGGCGGAGGCCGGGATGATGTCCGTGTGGATCGACCGGGGCGGCCCGCACGCCAGGGCGGCCGGGACGGCCCTGGCCCACCGGATCACCAGCCTCGCCGAACTCCCGGCGCTGGTCCGCTCGGATACCCGTTTTGGAGCCCCGTCCACCTTCGGGTAA
- the cofC gene encoding 2-phospho-L-lactate guanylyltransferase produces the protein MQWSLVIPLKPLARAKSRLADAVAEGARPGLVLAFAQDTVAAALECAEVADVAVVTDDPVAGRALMALGARIVPDEPGGGLNAALAHGASAVRAGRPEAAVAALNADLPALRPAELARVLSRAAEFPRAFLADAAAFGTTLLAAAPGRELAPAFGGASRARHHASGAAELMPGSVESVRQDVDTGDDLRAALALGVGPYTAAASARWAAPVPTSGQ, from the coding sequence GTGCAGTGGAGCTTGGTCATCCCCCTGAAGCCCTTGGCACGGGCGAAAAGCAGGCTCGCGGACGCCGTCGCGGAAGGGGCGCGGCCGGGGCTGGTGCTGGCGTTCGCGCAGGACACGGTGGCCGCCGCGCTGGAGTGCGCCGAGGTCGCGGATGTGGCGGTCGTCACGGACGACCCGGTGGCCGGGCGGGCGCTCATGGCGCTGGGCGCGCGGATCGTGCCGGACGAGCCGGGCGGCGGGCTGAACGCCGCGCTCGCACACGGGGCCTCGGCGGTACGCGCGGGCCGCCCGGAGGCGGCCGTCGCCGCGCTCAACGCAGATCTGCCCGCGCTGCGCCCGGCGGAACTGGCGAGAGTTCTTTCCCGCGCCGCCGAATTCCCGCGCGCATTCCTCGCGGACGCGGCGGCATTCGGTACGACCTTGCTCGCCGCCGCTCCGGGCCGGGAACTGGCCCCGGCCTTCGGCGGCGCCTCACGGGCCAGGCACCACGCCTCGGGCGCCGCGGAACTGATGCCGGGGAGCGTGGAATCGGTACGGCAGGACGTGGACACGGGCGACGATCTGCGGGCGGCGCTGGCGCTCGGCGTGGGTCCGTACACGGCGGCGGCGAGCGCGCGGTGGGCGGCCCCGGTGCCCACGTCCGGGCAGTAG
- a CDS encoding HU family DNA-binding protein — protein MNKAQLVEAIADKMGGRQQAADAVDAVLDAIVRAVVAGDRVSVTGFGSFEKVDRPARYARNPQTGERVRVKKTSVPRFRAGQGFKDLVSGSKKLPRGGEVSVKKAPKGSLTGGASATVKKAAAKKATKAAAKKTTAKKAAPAKKTTAAAKKTTAKKAPAKKTTATAKTAAAKKTTAKKAPAKKVTAKKAPAKKSTARKTTAKKTTAR, from the coding sequence GTGAACAAGGCGCAGCTCGTAGAAGCGATTGCCGACAAGATGGGCGGCCGCCAGCAGGCCGCCGATGCTGTCGACGCGGTCCTGGACGCCATCGTCCGCGCCGTCGTCGCGGGCGACCGGGTCTCGGTCACCGGCTTCGGGTCCTTCGAGAAGGTGGACCGCCCCGCCCGCTACGCCCGTAACCCCCAGACGGGCGAGCGGGTTCGGGTCAAGAAGACCTCGGTCCCGCGCTTCCGCGCCGGCCAGGGCTTCAAGGACCTGGTGAGCGGTTCGAAGAAGCTCCCCCGTGGTGGCGAGGTCTCCGTGAAGAAGGCGCCCAAGGGCAGCCTGACCGGCGGCGCTTCCGCGACGGTGAAGAAGGCCGCGGCCAAGAAGGCCACCAAGGCCGCCGCGAAGAAGACCACCGCCAAGAAGGCGGCTCCGGCGAAGAAGACCACGGCCGCCGCGAAGAAGACCACGGCGAAGAAGGCCCCCGCGAAGAAGACCACGGCCACCGCCAAGACCGCGGCCGCGAAGAAGACCACGGCGAAGAAGGCCCCCGCCAAGAAGGTCACCGCCAAGAAGGCGCCCGCCAAGAAGTCGACGGCACGCAAGACCACCGCCAAGAAGACCACCGCCCGCTAG
- the ndgR gene encoding IclR family transcriptional regulator NdgR yields MDNSSGVGVLDKAALVLSALESGPATLAGLVGATGLARPTAHRLAVALEHHRLVARDMQGRFILGPRLSELAAAAGEDRLLATAGPVLTHLRDVTGESAQLYRRQGDMRICVAAAERLSGLRDTVPVGSTLTMKAGSSAQILMAWEEPERLHRGLQGARFTATALSGVRRRGWAQSIGEREPGVASVSAPVRGPSNRVVAAVSVSGPIERLTRHPGRMHAQAVIDAAGRLSEALRRSG; encoded by the coding sequence ATGGACAACAGTAGCGGCGTCGGCGTTCTGGACAAGGCGGCCCTTGTCCTGAGCGCTCTGGAGTCCGGTCCGGCCACCCTCGCGGGTCTGGTCGGGGCCACCGGACTGGCACGACCCACGGCCCATCGGCTGGCCGTGGCTCTGGAGCACCACCGGCTGGTGGCGCGCGACATGCAGGGCCGGTTCATCCTGGGCCCGCGCCTGTCGGAGCTGGCCGCGGCGGCCGGCGAGGACCGTCTACTGGCGACGGCCGGCCCGGTGCTCACACATCTGCGGGACGTGACGGGCGAGAGCGCGCAGCTCTACCGGCGCCAGGGCGACATGCGGATCTGTGTGGCGGCCGCCGAGCGGCTGTCCGGACTGCGGGACACGGTGCCCGTGGGCTCGACGCTCACGATGAAGGCGGGTTCCTCGGCGCAGATCCTCATGGCCTGGGAGGAGCCCGAGCGGCTGCACCGGGGTCTTCAGGGGGCGCGCTTCACGGCGACGGCGCTGTCCGGGGTGCGCCGCCGGGGCTGGGCGCAGTCGATCGGCGAGCGGGAGCCGGGCGTGGCCTCGGTCTCGGCGCCGGTGCGCGGGCCGTCCAACCGCGTGGTGGCTGCCGTCTCGGTCTCCGGACCGATCGAGCGGCTGACCCGGCACCCGGGCCGGATGCACGCCCAGGCCGTGATCGACGCGGCGGGCCGGCTGTCCGAGGCGCTGCGCCGCTCCGGCTGA
- a CDS encoding NAD(P)H-dependent glycerol-3-phosphate dehydrogenase, with protein sequence MSTPVRVAVMGTGSWGTAFAVVLADAGCEVTLWARRTEVADAVNSTRTNPGYLPGVELPAGVRATSDAAEALRDADFTVLAIPSQTLRENLAEWSPLLAPHTVLVSLMKGVELGSAMRMSEVIEDVAKVGPDRIAVVTGPNLAREIAARMPAAAVVACTDEAVAQRLQAACHTPYFRPYTNTDVIGCELGGAVKNVIGLAVGIADGMGLGDNAKGSLITRGLAETTRLGMALGADPLTFSGLAGLGDLVATCSSPLSRNHTFGTNLGKGMTLQETIAVTRQTAEGVKSSESVLDLARRHGVDMPITETVVGIVHDAKPPVVALKELMSRSAKPERR encoded by the coding sequence GTGAGCACGCCTGTCCGGGTCGCCGTCATGGGCACCGGCTCCTGGGGCACCGCGTTCGCCGTGGTCCTCGCCGACGCGGGCTGCGAGGTCACCCTGTGGGCCCGCCGCACCGAAGTCGCCGACGCGGTCAACTCCACGCGGACCAACCCCGGCTACCTGCCCGGCGTCGAGCTCCCGGCCGGGGTGCGCGCCACCTCGGACGCCGCCGAGGCGCTGCGGGACGCCGACTTCACCGTGCTGGCGATCCCCTCCCAGACGCTGCGCGAGAACCTCGCCGAATGGTCCCCGCTGCTCGCCCCGCACACCGTGCTCGTCTCCCTGATGAAGGGCGTCGAACTCGGCTCCGCCATGCGGATGAGCGAGGTCATCGAGGACGTCGCCAAGGTCGGCCCCGACCGGATCGCCGTGGTCACCGGACCCAACCTGGCCCGTGAGATCGCCGCCCGCATGCCCGCCGCGGCCGTGGTCGCCTGCACCGACGAGGCGGTCGCGCAGCGGCTCCAGGCCGCCTGCCACACCCCGTACTTCCGGCCGTACACCAACACCGACGTGATCGGCTGCGAACTCGGCGGCGCGGTCAAGAACGTGATCGGTCTCGCCGTCGGCATCGCGGACGGCATGGGCCTGGGCGACAACGCCAAGGGCTCGCTCATCACGCGCGGCCTCGCCGAGACCACCCGGCTCGGCATGGCGCTGGGCGCCGACCCGCTGACCTTCTCCGGTCTCGCCGGACTCGGGGACCTGGTGGCGACCTGCTCCTCGCCGCTGTCCCGCAACCACACCTTCGGCACCAACCTCGGCAAGGGCATGACGCTCCAGGAGACCATCGCGGTCACCCGGCAGACCGCCGAGGGCGTCAAGTCCAGCGAGTCCGTGCTGGATCTGGCCCGCAGGCACGGCGTCGACATGCCGATCACCGAGACGGTCGTCGGCATCGTCCACGACGCCAAGCCCCCGGTGGTCGCGCTCAAGGAGCTGATGTCGCGCAGCGCGAAGCCCGAGCGACGCTGA
- a CDS encoding lysophospholipid acyltransferase family protein: MSRRRIGFWYRFAAVICKPPLAVLIKRDWRGMEHIPADGGFITAVNHNSHVDPFAYAHYQYNTGRVPRFLAKSGLFKKGFVGAAMRGTGQIPVYRESTDALSAFRAAIEAVERGECVAFYPEGTLTRDPDGWPMTAKTGAARVALQTRCPVVPVAQWGCNELLPPYAKKPHLFPRKTHHVLAGPPVDLSRFYDREMTAEVLREATEVIMAAVTRQLEEIRGEKAPAVPYDPRRERIEQRRRTRAQSGHGQDTVPAPAAEVTPTATEGGSGK; this comes from the coding sequence GTGTCCCGCCGCAGAATCGGCTTCTGGTACCGCTTCGCCGCGGTGATCTGCAAACCGCCGCTGGCGGTTCTGATCAAGCGGGACTGGCGAGGAATGGAGCACATTCCGGCCGACGGCGGATTTATCACCGCGGTGAACCACAATTCCCACGTGGACCCCTTCGCGTACGCGCACTATCAGTACAACACCGGGCGGGTTCCGCGATTCCTGGCGAAGAGCGGCCTTTTCAAGAAGGGATTCGTCGGCGCCGCGATGCGCGGTACCGGACAGATCCCCGTCTACCGCGAGAGCACCGACGCGCTGAGCGCTTTCCGCGCCGCGATCGAGGCGGTGGAGCGCGGTGAGTGCGTCGCCTTCTACCCCGAGGGCACCCTGACCCGCGACCCCGACGGCTGGCCCATGACCGCCAAGACCGGCGCCGCCCGCGTGGCCCTGCAGACCAGGTGCCCGGTCGTCCCGGTCGCCCAGTGGGGCTGCAACGAACTCCTGCCGCCCTACGCGAAGAAGCCCCACCTCTTCCCGCGCAAGACCCACCACGTCCTCGCCGGGCCGCCGGTGGACCTCTCCCGGTTCTACGACCGGGAGATGACCGCCGAAGTCCTCAGGGAGGCCACCGAGGTCATCATGGCGGCCGTCACCCGCCAGCTCGAGGAGATCCGCGGCGAGAAGGCGCCGGCCGTGCCCTACGATCCGCGCCGTGAGCGGATCGAGCAGCGCCGCCGCACCCGCGCCCAGTCCGGCCACGGCCAGGACACGGTGCCCGCGCCCGCCGCCGAGGTCACGCCCACCGCCACCGAAGGGGGAAGCGGCAAGTGA